GATTTGTTTTATGGGGCTTTCGGTAACGACCCTGCTGCTGGCATTAACACCGGAGGCATCCGGTTACGATGCTGTCGCATGCGCCATAAAGGATTGTATGAATTGCACCCAACCACACCCCGCCGAGGCGTGTCTTGGCGGTCTGCCCCCTTCGGGCGACTGTGTTTGCTATACCGATTTCACTCTGCAATTCAAACAAAAGGTTCACCTTACCGCATTCAACATCGACAAGAGTTGCGGCGGCGGACGCAGCGGTTTTTTCATCATTCGCAAAACAGATTGGACCGAGGCCTACAGTTGGGATATGGGTGACCCCGTTATTAATTGGGTTTTTGATGCTGAGATTGACGCAGGAACTTATCGTCTTGAGCCGTCGGCTCAATGGGGCGGGGATTACTGCGTGGAATATTGGTCCGGCCCGCCCAATTGCTCGGGAGACTTAACCGTAGGTTCCAGTGATTTCGACGATGTCAATACGGGTAATTGCAGCGCCTGGAAAACCGCTACTTTCAAGAACAACGGTAATATGTCGTTTAGTATCGGGGGGATTATCTCGGGTCATCCGGCCTTCCAACTCGATCTCAGCGGAATTCCGGGGACTCTCGATCCGGGGGCAAGTTTTACATTCAAAGTGAGATTCTGCGCCCCTGGGGGATTAATTAATAGCACGCCTTATTCTGCCTTCATAACGGTCAACTACACCTGCAACAGTGTGGCTTATTCTCGTCAGCTCTCGTTTACCGCGATGGCTCATGTGCCGCGGGGAGAATTATCGGTCCCGTCCACTTTTGACGTCGGTTCGGCCGACTGGACATTGCCGCCGCCCGGCAATCAGGTTACTAAGAATCTCAATATCGAGAACACCGGTGATGCTGCAATGACTGTCACCGTCACCATGATCGATGATGCCGGCGGCGTTTTCTCATTTCCCAGCGGCAGCGCGGTCGGCAATATCAATGGCTCCTCATCAAAGAATCTTGCCATCAGAGCAACCGTTACCGCCGAAGCAACTTATACGGGTGAGATTCGGGTTGTGGCTGATTACGGCGGGGGATATAGCGATTCCAAAACAGTGCAACTGCAAGCGCTGGGTCACCATCCGGTACCGAGACTGCATCTGTATACCACCGATATCGATTATGGTGAAGTCGAAATCGATTACTCGTTTCACCAGGCGATAAAGATCGGCAATGATGGCGACGCACCCCTGACTTTCGATATTGCTCTGCAGGACCCGGCCGACCCGGATGTAAGTGAATTCACGCTCGACCTGGGACCTAAAGGACCGATCGCCCCGGGCTCCTTCCAACTCTATGAAATGACTTATCATCCGACCACGACCGGAAATAAGGATGTCGTTTTGGTCATCGACAACACCAATGAGGAACCGCCTACTTCACATACAGTTAATCTGCACGGCATGGGCACCGATCCGATCCCACTATCCACCATGCTTGTCACGGACCGTTCGGGGAGCATGGATGGCAAGGCCGGAGATGTTCGGAAAATTGAGGCCGCCAGTATGGCCGGTACTCTCTATTCCAATCTGGTCCGTGATACCTGGGACTGGCTTGGAATAACCAAGTATAACCAGAACAACTCTACGCCTATCCCGCTGGCGGCGATTTCAACCAATCGGGCCGCGGCTCAGACTCTCCTGAACGATATAACCGGGGAACTATTGCCGGATGGAAGCACCTGCATCGGCGGGGCCATGCAGACCGCCGCCGCCCAGTACAGCTCCAGCCCGGCGGCAAATGCCTCCGCCATGATTCTTCTAACCGACGGCAAGGAGAATGTCGCTCCCTGGATCGCCGATGTCAAAGATCCCATCTTTACGGCCAACCCAAACCTCCGAATTTACTGTGTCGGTATTGGCGATCCATTGGAAACCGATCCTTACGCTATCGAGGGAATTGAGGTTTCCAAGTTCCAGGAGATCTCCGAGCACAATGGCGCTTTCTTTCAGGTTTTCGAATCACTTTCCGGCGAGAATCGCTATGCTCTCGAGGCTTTTTACTTCAAAGTCTTCGCAGCGGCTACCGGGCAACAGATTGTGCTCGATCCCCTTTATGTGCTGGCGCCATCACCGTCACCAATTTTGGTAACGACAATTGACATTGTAACGTCAGATCGGAGTGCCGATTTTCTTGCGGTCAGCGACCTCTTCCGCATCAAAGGGATGGAATTCCGTGTCATGCTCCAGGACCCTACCGGTCAAATCATGGAATCGGGAGCGGCCATAGGTGGAATCAGCGTGCATGTCAAATCATGGGGCAATTGCAAACTCGTTCGAGTCAAATTCCCGCCAAGAAATATGTCCGACTGTTACGCCGGCACCTGGAAAGTCTACCTGCAACCCGTGCCCGAAAGAATGGTGAGCGAATTGACATCTCTCAACGTGACAGCTTCGATGCCCAACAGCATACCGATAGCCGTCATGGCCTCGGTCGGTTCCGACTATCGGTTGCAGGCATCCCTTACTCCCGGTGAAGTTCTGGAAGGACAGCCCATACATATCATCGCTCAGACTTCCGAAGCCTGGTGGCCCAATCCTGAGGCTACCGTTACTGCGACCGTGACAAAACCTGATGGTTCTTCCGTTTCCGAACTCCTTTATGATGACGGGCAGCACAATGACGGTAATAATCATGACGCCACCTTTGGGCTTGATTTTACTAAAACTTCGCAGAAAGGCGTTTATACGTTTCTCATCAGAAGTATGGGAGTGACTGACCGGGGTGAGAGCGTAACCAGAGAGGCCTTGTTAACCAAATATGTCGGAAGCAAGATTCCTCCACGACCGACCGAGGAAGGATGTTTGCCTTGCTGGCTGCTGCGTCTAATATTCGCCCTGATATTACTGCTTCTCTTGCTCATCTTGATTCTTATTATTCGTTGCTGCTGTCGGAAACAGTATCGCACGGTCGGATAAGGAGTTTGTTCAGCACGCATTTGGAGCCTGAAACCAGTTGTGATGAGCCCGCGAGTCAATAGCTTGCGGGCTCCTTGTCAATATTTTCCGGTTAGCCTTTAGTCCAGACAATCGATAGGAATTATGCGACCCTATAACCAGCCAGACCCACTTGTTGACATAATCCCCAGTCGTATGCACAAGATTGCGCTTGACAAAAACAATAATTTTGTGATATTAATGGTAGAGATTCCTCGCGAAAGACATCCCATCAGGAGCGGCATTGCAATTGATCAGGATTAGAATGATTCGGATAGTCTAAGAGCAGGCTATGTCCCGGTCAATTCAACCGCCCAAGTCCGGCCAACTCCATCAGGCGGCGGTACTCGCCGTTGCGAACATATAACTCATCAATCGACCCCTGTTCCACGATAGCACCATCATCCAGCACGACAATCTTATTTACCCATGGCTCGCGGGTCAGCGCCAGCCGGTGCGTGGTCAGGATGGTCATGTTGGCGGCCGGTCGAAGTACCTGCAAGCCGTCAAGGATGCGGCGTTCCGATTCGACATCCATAGCGGAGGTGAGTTCATCCAGCAGGAGCAAGCGCGGTTTTTTCAAGAGGGCTCGCAGGACGGCGATTTTCTGGGTCTGTCCTGAGGAGAGACGAATACCACCGACTCCCAGCCGAGTATCGTAGCCGTTGGGGAGCGATTCCAGCCATTTATCAAGCGCAAGGATTTTCGCCGTCTCTCTTACCTGGGATTGATCGATATTCGGACCGGCCATGCGCATATTTTCCATGATTGAGCCGCTGAAGAAGAAATTATCGGCCATTACCATGGCGACATTGGCCTGATACGAGGAGGTTCTGATACTTGAAAGAGGGATGCCATCGGCCAGAATATCTCCCTCGTAGGTATCAAACATGCCGGCGAGGAGCCGCATGAGGGTAGTTTTACCGCTTCCGGTGGCGCCGACAATCACGACTGTTTCGCCGAATTTGAGATCGAGCGAAATATTGTTCAGGCACCAGGCATTATCGCGATAAGCGAATCTGACGCCTTGAAGCCGCACACCTTCCGTAAGTCGGAAACCGTCATGGGCCGACACCATGTTTGTCTTCCGCGCCTCGTCCAAAACCTCGGTCACGCGCTGGGCCGGGACAGAAGAGGCAATTAGGGATTGGTACAGGCCGAGCAACTGCTGCGCCGGACGCAACAAAAGAGGTATATACATGCCCAGTGCGACCGCATCACCAAGCGTCAGCCGATCCTGAAAAACAAGATACCAGCCGCCGAAAGTAAGCAGAATCCCCCAGAAATATGACACCGCCCAACTCATGCGGCCGTAAATCAGTTGGACGCGCCAGATGCCGAAAGACATTTTGATTTTGTCGCGGAGCAATCCGGTGTACAGTTTCCTAAGCCAGTTGCCGATTCCAAAAATTCTCGCCGTCGGCACACCCTGGATCGCCTCGATGGCGCCGGTGGTTAATTGCTCATCCTTCATTCTCATCCGTTGCTGCCACACGCGCAGCTTAAGTGCCAGAATACTGCTGGTCACGTAATAAAGGGGTATGATGGCCAAAACCAGCACAGTCACAAGGGAACTGATATTCGCCATCATCACCAGTGTCAACACCGTCGTCAAAAGAAGCGAGATTACTTGGGGAACGATGGCGGAAAGCATCCCCGAAGTCTGGTCGGCATCGCCGGCGATCCGTTCCAGAAACATCCCCGAGTGATGCGATTCGACATAAGATACCGGCACCCGGTTCAAGGCATGGAAAACTTTCATGCGGATTCTGAAAGTGATCAGATTATTGACATACGTTGAAAGATAAGTGGCCAGCGACTCGATAACCGCGGTGATGAGATTCAGCCCGACAATGAAGGCCGTGAGCAAGAAGAATAAGTGGAAATCCCGAGCAGGATAGGCCACATCGATAATCTCCCGGGTGACCTGAGGTGTAATCATCGGCTGCAGTGAGGCGGCGGTACCCAGCAATCCAAGGCCGATGAGATGCCGGCGATAGCGTCGGACCACGCTTCGCAGCCGCCAGAGGTAAGACAACGGCTGAAAGGCGCGCTGCCATAATGATTGAATCATTGCTCTCATTCTAATAATATATAATATAAGCCATTGTTCCGCTCGGCGCTACATCGTTCTCATATACTTTTCGGGCGCCCGGGGGCATATGGGCGACGGGCACCATCGGGTACCATAATGAACGACACAATCTCTGACGCATTGCCCATAGGAGGATTGACACTCGTCGAACTCTTCGCATTCAAAACAGGCGGTGCCTTTGAAGCTCTCCCGCGAAGGGTGCAGCAGATATTCATCCACCTTTTTGCTATGCCAGATATCCAATATGGATTGCGTCCGCAAATCGCCCAGATAATCTCCTTCCCGCTCCGGCATTTGCTCGCAGGCCACTACCCTGCCGTTGGCGCAAATTGTAAGATTCGACCGGCCCGCCGTACAAGCGCTTCTTCTCTTCCAAGTCTCCCCGACTTCCTCCTTTGGTCTTGGCATGACTTGAGGGGCGCCGTTCTGATAGAAGATTTTATCGGCCGGAAACTCCGCATTTAACTTGATGATCTGCTTGTCGAGCCAATGGTAATCCTCCGGATGATTAAATAATCTGTCGCTGTGATGATAACCGCTCTTGCAATAGGTTGCCAGGCGAATCTCGGACAGCCCCATGGCCTTTAAATCACGATAAAGCTTAGGAATCGCAGGTAGATTATATGGTGTAATGACACATTTCGCTTCAATGGTCTTAAATCCCGCTTCCTGGCAATTGCGAATCGAGGTCATAGTTCTTTCGACAAATCCCGGGCACTGCACAAGAAAATCGGCGATTTCGGGGACGGTTGAATCTATACTGAATTGAATGCCTTTCACATATCTATATTCAAGGAGGCGCCGGGCCGTCTCAAGGGAAACATAGGACTTGGTGGCCAGCACGGTCGGCTGGTATTCATATTCACTCATCAATCCGAGAAAATCCAATAAATGCGGGTAGCAAAGGACATCCCCGCCTGAAACGTAGATAGCCATCATGCCGCCTTGGGAAGCTTCCTCGGCGATTTCCTTAACCCTTTCGAAGGGTAATAGGTTCTCCCTGGTGACAGGTTGCTTTTCCATGTAACAGTACTGGCAGTTGGTCTGGCACTCGTTAGTCAGAAGCCACAGAACGCTAAGGGGGAACGATAATTGGGTGTCATTGGGGCGATAGTTTTCCGTTTTTATGATGTAATCGGTCGTCCGGTAATAGGGAATTTGGTTGCGTTGTTTCTGATTCAAGGTCGACAACGGAATCAAGAGAGGTGTTTCGACACCCCCCTGCGGCTGGGAATATTTCTGGAGTACTCTTTGGAGCATGGTTTTGGCTTCGTCTCTCCGGTCAGCGGTTTCATCGTACACCATGACCGAGCTTATTTCGGCTACCTCATCACAGGTTCTTTTTCCATCGAATAGAGTCGTCACTACTGTCTCTATCGGGTCTAAACGGATGAACGGTGTCGCAGCAGGGCCGGGGAATGCGACGATTACATATTTTCCCTCATTTCGAAGACGCACCGAGGGAGCCACAACATAGATTTCATTTCCCACATAATCCATTATTTGAACTCCTTGGAATCGGCTGGTTATAGTTTATACGGTACGCCGTTAGCCGGCGTACCGTTTACCATTGGCCACCACTTACGTAGGTTTAAATGCGGCAAACCAATTATAACATCCATGAGCGGAAGTACAGCGACCCGCACTGCAAGTATTGTAGCATCCATCAGCCGCGCACCAAACCTGGTCACATCCCGTGGACATACATCCATATTGACAACTGGTACAGCCGCCTGTCTGGGGCGTTCCGACCTGACAGGCCACAATGCCGGTGTCAATTCCCATCTGTTCGGCGGATGTAAGTCTGAATCGCAGACCGCTTTCTTCCAGCGCTTTCATGATTTCTTCATTGGCCATTATACGCTCCTTCTGATAAGGGCCATATCCGTAGTTATCATTTTAATAAAGAATACTCCGAAGGGAGCATTCCATTTCCGATGCGCGGGGGACCGCGAGGTGTATGCAAAATCCGTGCGTCACAACTATGCGAGAAGATAGAGACCTCCATCGTTGCTGTAAACCGGATGTCGTATCGGATGAGTCTTTCCCGAACGGAAGATAAATCGGCAGCCGGCCAGTGTCAAGTTCTTTTTCCAAAACGAGGGTGATTATTTAATCTCGTACTCTCAAACCATGGTTGCAGCAGAGAAGAATGTGCATCGGCTGGTCGCCGGGTCCAGGATTTGTCGGCAGCTTGGGTGGGAATCGGGGGATATAAAATTAGGGAGTTCGGATAACTAATCGCCGATTCATTGATTCGCAGCTTCCTTATTGAAACCCTCGGCACTCTGCTGAGACTGATGGGATGATTGTTTAATTGGAATTCTGAGGCATAACGCTTTGAATTGCAAATAATTAACATGGGAGCAGGGGGCGTTCTATAAATTCCTTTTGGAATAGTGTAAATTCCTCTGTGTAGATTTGGTTTTGGATAAATAAGATTAACGGGAATACCCGCTTGACTTTAAATGAAGGTTATGCCTCTTTATCAAATAACATAAAGTCCCTGACAGAATTTACTCAGAGGTATGCATAAGATTGCGCTTGACAAAAACAATAATTTTGCGATATTGATTATAGAGATTCCTCGCGAAAGACATCCCATCGGGAGTTTTTAAACTTCAAACGTGGGAGGTTGTATGCGAATCAAATCAATCGCGTTCTACGCCTTCCCATTACTCTTTCTCTGCCTTTTTATTAATTCCACTGATGCCAGAGATAAGAAATACCGCGGCGAGAATGACTTTGTGGCGGTTGATTCGCCGCCTGTCATGGTTTTTGAAGCAACCCCGGCTTACCCGGATTCCGCCAATGCAAATAAAATCGAAGGGATAGTCTGGATTAAGGCCCTGGTCGATGAAAATGGTAAGGTGATCGAAGCCAAAGCCCTTAAATGTAGTGCCATGGGTTATGATTTCGAAGAAGCGGCGTTGGAAGCGGCTAGAAAATGCGAATATACCCCGGCCAAGCAGAAAGAAAAGCCAGTATCGGTCTGGGTAACTTATAAAGTAGAATTCGCTTTGGCCGAGGGTTATAAGGAAGGAGAATAGCCGAATTGTCCAATGCTAGGGCGTCCCGGCTAATCCGGGACGCCTCTTTTTTTGCCTTAAATATCAATCCGATTTCGGATTTAAAGAACTACAAATCAACGACTTGACAAAAATTGAAAAATCCTTGACAATCCTATTTTTTTATTATATAACCAGTTAGTTAAACTAAACGGTTAGTTATAATATGGATTCTATTACTGCCAACCGATCCGAAACCGCACGCAAAATCCTCGAGGCGGCGCGTGAGGAATTCGCCGAAAACGGCCTGTATGGCGCCCGGGTCGAACAGATCGCCCGCCGGGCCGGAATCAACAAGGCGATGATCTATTATCACTTTCATTCCAAAGATGAACTTTACCAGAAGGTAATTGAGGATCATCTGACACAGATTGGCAATTTCCTCGAGTTGAATATCCCCGGCGATCACAATATCGATTCTTTCCTTTACAATATGGCCGGTTTCTTCAATCTCATGTTTCGCCAGCGCCGGAGCTTTGCCCCTATCTTCCTCCGCGAACTGGCCTCCGGCGGCGAAAGAGTCCGTGATACCTTCACCAGGATAATGTCGGCCAAAGGATTGAATAAGACCTTGCTCGGTATCATTGACGAGGGAAAGGAAAAAGGCTTATTCCGTGAAATTGACAGCACGCAGGCGATGGTGTCGTTTATCGGCATGAACCTTTATTACCTGCTGGCCTCACCGGTTATAAACTCTGTTCTGGAGATAAAAGATGAAAAAGATTTCCGCGAAAAACGTCAGAAAGAGGTGGTCGACCTCTTTTTGTACGGCCTTAAAGCCAGATAATAAACCATTCGCTATTGTCTTAACTTTGATAGTCCTTCTCTTCTGTCCTCAGGCCAGGGGCGAGGTGAGGCTATCGCTGGCCGAAACTATCAGACTGGCGCAGGAACATTCGTATGAGGTCAAAATTTCCGTTCATGATTCTGCCTCCGCCATGTATGATTACAATTCCGCCCGTTCGCTCCGCTATCCCACTCTCTCGCTGAATGCCGCCTCGTTTTATGTTGATGATTTGCAGTCGGTCCAATTCGGCTTCAAGAAAATGGAACTTGGCTCCCACGAAAACTATCAGGCTGATTTGAAACTGCAGATTCCCCTTTTCACCGGCGGAAAAATTTCCCATCAGATCGGAATCCAGCAAGAAAATATGCAGTTCAGAACCTTGAATCTCGAATCGGAACGGCTTAACGCCGCTTATCAGTCCCGCAAAGCATATTTGAGCCTGCTACTTTCTCAGTCGCTGGTCG
This DNA window, taken from Candidatus Zixiibacteriota bacterium, encodes the following:
- a CDS encoding choice-of-anchor D domain-containing protein; the encoded protein is MNPSILRHYLKTISLICFMGLSVTTLLLALTPEASGYDAVACAIKDCMNCTQPHPAEACLGGLPPSGDCVCYTDFTLQFKQKVHLTAFNIDKSCGGGRSGFFIIRKTDWTEAYSWDMGDPVINWVFDAEIDAGTYRLEPSAQWGGDYCVEYWSGPPNCSGDLTVGSSDFDDVNTGNCSAWKTATFKNNGNMSFSIGGIISGHPAFQLDLSGIPGTLDPGASFTFKVRFCAPGGLINSTPYSAFITVNYTCNSVAYSRQLSFTAMAHVPRGELSVPSTFDVGSADWTLPPPGNQVTKNLNIENTGDAAMTVTVTMIDDAGGVFSFPSGSAVGNINGSSSKNLAIRATVTAEATYTGEIRVVADYGGGYSDSKTVQLQALGHHPVPRLHLYTTDIDYGEVEIDYSFHQAIKIGNDGDAPLTFDIALQDPADPDVSEFTLDLGPKGPIAPGSFQLYEMTYHPTTTGNKDVVLVIDNTNEEPPTSHTVNLHGMGTDPIPLSTMLVTDRSGSMDGKAGDVRKIEAASMAGTLYSNLVRDTWDWLGITKYNQNNSTPIPLAAISTNRAAAQTLLNDITGELLPDGSTCIGGAMQTAAAQYSSSPAANASAMILLTDGKENVAPWIADVKDPIFTANPNLRIYCVGIGDPLETDPYAIEGIEVSKFQEISEHNGAFFQVFESLSGENRYALEAFYFKVFAAATGQQIVLDPLYVLAPSPSPILVTTIDIVTSDRSADFLAVSDLFRIKGMEFRVMLQDPTGQIMESGAAIGGISVHVKSWGNCKLVRVKFPPRNMSDCYAGTWKVYLQPVPERMVSELTSLNVTASMPNSIPIAVMASVGSDYRLQASLTPGEVLEGQPIHIIAQTSEAWWPNPEATVTATVTKPDGSSVSELLYDDGQHNDGNNHDATFGLDFTKTSQKGVYTFLIRSMGVTDRGESVTREALLTKYVGSKIPPRPTEEGCLPCWLLRLIFALILLLLLLILILIIRCCCRKQYRTVG
- a CDS encoding ABC transporter ATP-binding protein, which translates into the protein MIQSLWQRAFQPLSYLWRLRSVVRRYRRHLIGLGLLGTAASLQPMITPQVTREIIDVAYPARDFHLFFLLTAFIVGLNLITAVIESLATYLSTYVNNLITFRIRMKVFHALNRVPVSYVESHHSGMFLERIAGDADQTSGMLSAIVPQVISLLLTTVLTLVMMANISSLVTVLVLAIIPLYYVTSSILALKLRVWQQRMRMKDEQLTTGAIEAIQGVPTARIFGIGNWLRKLYTGLLRDKIKMSFGIWRVQLIYGRMSWAVSYFWGILLTFGGWYLVFQDRLTLGDAVALGMYIPLLLRPAQQLLGLYQSLIASSVPAQRVTEVLDEARKTNMVSAHDGFRLTEGVRLQGVRFAYRDNAWCLNNISLDLKFGETVVIVGATGSGKTTLMRLLAGMFDTYEGDILADGIPLSSIRTSSYQANVAMVMADNFFFSGSIMENMRMAGPNIDQSQVRETAKILALDKWLESLPNGYDTRLGVGGIRLSSGQTQKIAVLRALLKKPRLLLLDELTSAMDVESERRILDGLQVLRPAANMTILTTHRLALTREPWVNKIVVLDDGAIVEQGSIDELYVRNGEYRRLMELAGLGRLN
- a CDS encoding radical SAM protein; the protein is MDYVGNEIYVVAPSVRLRNEGKYVIVAFPGPAATPFIRLDPIETVVTTLFDGKRTCDEVAEISSVMVYDETADRRDEAKTMLQRVLQKYSQPQGGVETPLLIPLSTLNQKQRNQIPYYRTTDYIIKTENYRPNDTQLSFPLSVLWLLTNECQTNCQYCYMEKQPVTRENLLPFERVKEIAEEASQGGMMAIYVSGGDVLCYPHLLDFLGLMSEYEYQPTVLATKSYVSLETARRLLEYRYVKGIQFSIDSTVPEIADFLVQCPGFVERTMTSIRNCQEAGFKTIEAKCVITPYNLPAIPKLYRDLKAMGLSEIRLATYCKSGYHHSDRLFNHPEDYHWLDKQIIKLNAEFPADKIFYQNGAPQVMPRPKEEVGETWKRRSACTAGRSNLTICANGRVVACEQMPEREGDYLGDLRTQSILDIWHSKKVDEYLLHPSRESFKGTACFECEEFDECQSSYGQCVRDCVVHYGTRWCPSPICPRAPEKYMRTM
- a CDS encoding energy transducer TonB, giving the protein MRIKSIAFYAFPLLFLCLFINSTDARDKKYRGENDFVAVDSPPVMVFEATPAYPDSANANKIEGIVWIKALVDENGKVIEAKALKCSAMGYDFEEAALEAARKCEYTPAKQKEKPVSVWVTYKVEFALAEGYKEGE
- a CDS encoding TetR/AcrR family transcriptional regulator, producing the protein MDSITANRSETARKILEAAREEFAENGLYGARVEQIARRAGINKAMIYYHFHSKDELYQKVIEDHLTQIGNFLELNIPGDHNIDSFLYNMAGFFNLMFRQRRSFAPIFLRELASGGERVRDTFTRIMSAKGLNKTLLGIIDEGKEKGLFREIDSTQAMVSFIGMNLYYLLASPVINSVLEIKDEKDFREKRQKEVVDLFLYGLKAR
- a CDS encoding TolC family protein; the encoded protein is MKKISAKNVRKRWSTSFCTALKPDNKPFAIVLTLIVLLFCPQARGEVRLSLAETIRLAQEHSYEVKISVHDSASAMYDYNSARSLRYPTLSLNAASFYVDDLQSVQFGFKKMELGSHENYQADLKLQIPLFTGGKISHQIGIQQENMQFRTLNLESERLNAAYQSRKAYLSLLLSQSLVGSAGASLERIGIIATDVRNLHAAGLADSVDILDADLAYQKALRLMAEKETTRRNASLSLIRQIGLPPDEEIVPTDTAPLPPLPDTAEKTADSSQINRPELRALDSHIR